The Cynocephalus volans isolate mCynVol1 chromosome 12, mCynVol1.pri, whole genome shotgun sequence sequence ATATGTAGCAGTAGATCATTAGAGGAGGTAAATTAAGTACTCTCAATTGTCAACATATTTCTTTAATCTCTTGCCtatagttctttttttatagtgAGACGATTGAGTTGGTCTTGGCTGCTGTAGGAGCCCTTCTTTTCTGCGGATTCATCATCTATGACACACACTCCCTGATGCATAAACTATCACCTGAAGAGTATGTATTAGCTGCCATCAGCCTCTACTTGGACATCATCAATCTATTCCTGCATCTGTTACAGTTTTTGGAAGcccttaataaaaaataattgaaagcagtaTATAGAAACTATTTCATAATACTTCTGTGatctttttttgtattcttttttgagCTTACTATTATTTATAGTATCTCATCTCTAAATCCTTGATTTAGAATCTCAGGTAAGAGAatcaaaaattctatttttaatttttttcagtcctAAATTGGCCATACATAGCTGTTCATTtgcaattcaaaaataattttatgagtaGATTAGATTAAGAATCTCAATTTACCTTTTAGTGATTTTATCTAAATTTCCCCCAAATTGTTAAATAACATTAGATTTGATTCTAAAATAGTAGTGTCCTTACTATTATAAAGTCTTAAATCTCCTTTGGCTAGATTTTAATCTCAtttactttattctttcatttgttaCAGATGTAATTAACTAATCtcatttagaaaggaaaaaatataaataataaattccagAGAATTATTCagtattataataaaatacattaaaatgttaatgacATTTCATTATAAAACGATGTGTTAAAAATCGAAGGTCCGCTTGAAAGTCCGATATTATGACataaaatttgacttttttttttaagtacagttttaactttaaaattgtaGCATGCTAGTGTGCTTAGAGGACCCCAAAGATTCTGGTTCATCTGTCACTAAgtatatacatttcaaaataaaaaaatttttattttgaaaatagtgtCTTGTGGTTTCATTTGTGTTGGTACATACAGGACGTTAGGTCAGTGTACCAGTGACCAATGAAACTTTGGCAAATTCTTccactgtattagtttgccaggattgccataacaaagtatcacagattgggtagcttaaacaacagaaatttattttctcacagttctggaggctggaaatccaagatgaAGGGTGtaggcagggttggtttcttctgaagcttctctccttggtttgtagatggcagtcttctccctgtgtgttcACATGGTTTTCCCTCTGTACTCGTCTGTGTCCAaacttcctcttctcataaggactccagtcatattgaattagggcccaccctaataacctcattttttcttaattacctCTTTGAAGACCTATCCTCagatatagtcacattctgaggtactggggtttaggacttcattatatgaatttgggggggatatAACTCAGCCCTAACCACTCACTAAGCATCATTTCCCAGCTATTAAGTTGAAGTGTTAGTAGTATTAATTTAGCCTTCTgtgatttttagatttttttctccatcatCAATTAAATAATGAATACCCAAGTGCATGATGCAATGTAATCAAGTTTAACATAGCATAGTGGGTAAGAGCATCTAGATTAGAATCCTTGCTATGCAACTAACTGCTTATGTGGTTGTAAGTTATGTATATTTGGCAAGTTATGTATCTTTCCTTACTTAGGTCTTTtgcctcatctttaaaatgggaataataataactaataataatgcCAACTTTACTGGGCTATtataagtattaaatgagatagatGCATAAACTAATTGCCTAATTAATGTCAGCTGCTGTTATTAACACGGCAGGATGGACTGAATTGTGACCAAAGACAATAAGCAAAAGCagatttgacatttaaaaaatgtaaacaatgccattcttttcattgaattatttttgatttacaaaatagtttttcataaaaatgttaacatgtaatgaatttatcctttttaaatgactcatacattttcaaaaaattgttttaatttctgatatgataaatataattattaatagtgtaAAGGTATCCCAAGACCAGGAAGTTCAAAAACCTTTGGtatagaatattatattttataaatgaaccATAGTTATTCATACATTCTTCTGTCAACGCATTTGATATGATTCTTCCTTTTTTACTATCACTATGTGTCCCACTGTACACAGGTATGAGTTTGTCTAGCTAGGACAGAATTGCTAGATAAAAGGTCATGTGCAACTACAATTTTTTACATCAAGTAAAGGTGAGAATATGCAAActacaaaaatattaagaaagtgGAATTAGCAGGACTTGGACAGAGCAACAGGCAATTCAATATGCAAGGGACAAAGGAAGAACAGCTGGAGAGGTAGGAGGAAAACAGGAAAGAGCAGTATCTGAGAACTTTTGTATTTATGGAATGTAATTTTGGAGAAGAGGTGCAGTGAGCCCTGTGTACCTGCCTTTATTCTCTGCAGGCTTGAGAGCTGGCTTCAATCCACTTGATGCAATTCTGGAGACCTAGAGTGTCAGCAACCAGCTGCAGGCCTTTTTGGAGCAGCTGGGAATtagattgtttttgctttttcctctcATCTTTGTAGAGCTTTGTCTTGAAGCCCCCCATCACCTAGGAAATGGGTAACATTTGGTAACCATCTGAATTCCAGAAATCTTCCTGTTCCTTACTAAGTGATTATGCTAATCAGGGGTTACTTGAGAGAGGTTTGACTGTAGGAGCTCCAGCCATAGTGTAGCATGCCTTTTGGTTGGGGGATAAGGAATCAGTGCACTTCCCATCAGGTGTTCAGCACTACCCACTGTACCTTTAGTTTCATAAGTTCCTTCCAGCTCTGTGAGGAACCACAGCAATGTCCAGTTTGACCCTTAAACCTTGTTCCTCCATCAGTTATTAAAGTTTCCCAAACACAGGAGTGTGGTTTCCTTTATCATTGAATATTCAGCATAGTGCCTGTCACAGAGAGCATACTTGAATGTGAGAATGAGGGAATgaataaaggattttaaaatatactaaagtCAATGAACTATTTCGTTAGAACTGCTTTTACACAAACTGGTGAGGAACATAAGTGAAAAAGTTTGTGTCTGGTAGGTAAGTGATCAGACATGTAAACATTCGTTGAATTGAAATAGTTTGATCATTTTACCCTTTCAACTCTTTGGGATGGAAAAGACCTGTTTTCTGTATTTAGTAACAGCTTTGAGATAACAATTGACATATAagttgcacatatttaaagtgtacaatttggtaagttttgacatatgtgtaCGTCCGTGAGACCATCACTCGGGATGGGAAAATTTACAGGCTGCAAATAAAGATGATTTCAATACGGCCTCTGGAGGAACACGTGCTCTAGGATGATTCCATTTAAGGAAATCCATGAGTACCTTGTGAAAGGTGAGGCCGGATCTAAAGGTCTCCGAGCTCCCTACCTGAAAGGAAAAGTCACCTGGCCGGGCTCACTGCTTGGGTTAGACTCGGAGCTAACTCGCCCTCATCTGGGAAGGGAGCCTACCCAGCGCCCGGCCCTCGGCCGGGACTCGTGCATTCTGCAGGACAAGCCGAGCATCCTGGTCCTCACCCACGTCACACGCAGGAAACACGTCACGCCGAGCTCCCAAAGAACCCGCCTCTCGGGGCTTTCCGAGACATTTGGGCTCCCGGCGTGCAGCTCGCCCTCCCGGGGTGGGTCTGCCCGGAAGGCGGAAGTGTGGTGACTTCCGGCCGGCGTGATCTTGCGGGGCAAGCATATTTGTGTTTCTCAGGTGAGCGCGGACCCTCCCGGGTCCTGGGGCGTAGGACCTCGATTTTGCCGCTCCGAGAGAATTTCCGTCTCAATGCTCCACCCTCTCTGGACCACGCTTGAGCTCGGGTCCGGAGATGCAGGGCTAGGGTCCCGCGTGGTGTTGGTGGCGGTCCCCCGGCTTCCTCTGCTTTTTGTGAAGTGGAGTCCTTCCTTGTTAAGGCCTGCTAAAGTTAACTTTGGTCCTCAAGGTTGTTTACCGCAACCCTTTTATCCTAGCCCTTCGAAGGGCTCAGGTTATAGACAAGGGAGCAGAGTGAGTTTATGGTTGCTGGCCTTCAAAAAATATTACCCAACTAGTTAACCACTCAACAGATGTTTATATAACCTTTACTATATGCAAAGCGCTTTGTGCACTGGGGGATCCAACGGTGAACAAGACCTACTTAGCATCTGCCTCGTGGAGTACAGTCATTAAAGAATTATAAGGAAGGCAGTGATATattcttaagtttttaaaagttcacaCCAAGTAACTAAAAGTTCACACTGGAGAATTTAGGGCTGGGACTGAGGggcagagagaaagcaagagtggAAATAGATAAGCTTAAAGTAGTTCGGTTGGCTTGAGGGGGTGGAAAATGAAGAAGATTGGGAAGGggtatttataaaatcattttgtaATTTGTAAGCTGTTgcgtaaatgtaaaataatgataCTCTTTCCATTTCTGGGGAAATTAAATTTCTGCATCTTGGtaaggaaactcaaagagatTTCAGAATTGGCTTGATTTACAGTTTGCAAGTGACCACAAATAGTTTGATTTGGTGTTCTTGTTATTTAATGGCAGTGTGTGCTACATCTGTCCTCACGTAAGTTGCACATTAAGCCATCATAAATCATGAATGGAATAAAAAGTTTTACCGTCCATTTGTTCCTGTTGGCCTGGTTTTCTAAACATTTACCTTTTTTTAGCAGTAAATATTTGCTTCTGAATGCGTATTTTTGTTAACTTGCAGGTAAAACATGGCTAAGAGCTTACGGAGTAAGTGGAAAAGGAAGATGCgtgctgaaaagagaaaaaagaatgccCCCAAAGAGCTCAGCAGGCTTAAAAGTATTCTCAAGATAGACAGTGATGTTTTAATGAAAGACGTTCAAGAGATAGCAACTGTGGTGGAACCCAAACATTGCCAAGAGAAAATGCAATGTGTGGTGAAAGATGAAGAAGGTgagtttttctgcttttgtttttaaaaataatttaaaaacatttaaaagtttttaaaaatttaaaacagttttttgtgattctttttcctcttttgactGTCCTGTACCCACCCCCACACTTGCTCCCTACAAACTTGCTAcccacatttttattctttggaagaCTTACAGTGCAACCAGAGAGTCTATGCTAACCTATTTTAAAGCTAGTTCATGTGTATAGGCATGTTTTGGATTATTCAGGGTGGGTCTTTTGTGCTACAGGAATAGACTATCCTAGACACACCCTGGCTCGaagggtacataattcaatcagGGTCTAGACAGGATAGAAGATGGTCTTCATTTTACTCCTTAGAAGATCTAGTTCCCATTCTATGAGTTCTGTGCCCTTATACTATTATCCTGAAAATCACCAGGTTTTACTATATTTCATTTTGATAGATTCTAGGGACCTCTATGTCTTAATCACAGTCTAAATTTGGAGGCTGTATATAATGCTCGTTTCAGCAGAGAAAAAGGCTCGTTGGTTTTCACATCCTAATGCACCAATTTGGTAGCATACTAAATTAAGCACTCTCAACATCCAGACTCTTAAAATAGATGTATATTCAATTGGTGTCTTATGGTCAAGGGAGAGAACAGTATTCTTCAACCTTCAACTTTCCTTGAAGTTTCCTTTCCCATTCTTCAACATgaccattttttattcttttctcattcCATCCCTCTCCCAtccatacaaataaaaattgcaaaaagCTTTTTACTTTAATATCTTTGAAAAATGGGGGCAATCAACCAGAAATACCCTCATCTTTTCACTACGCATGTCTATAAGAATTTGAATGTATGATCTGTTTCCCCCTCTTTTATTAATGCTCACTCAAATGCGTTTCTCCACTCGTGTTCAGAATTCTCTCCCCCTTTGCATTCTCAAGGGCTGTACTCAGACATCTGCCATATCAGTCTCATCCACTGGGTCATTTCCAACAGCCTAAGTGTGTTCTGGGATGTCCCATctcaaacaagaaagaaagaaaaattcctcctttgattttgcatttctctcaATATGCTGCTTTATTTCAACTCTCCTTGAAACTGTTGAAACCCTTGCCTTCAGTTgctgtctccatttcctcacatACGTGCCACTCCTGCCCATTCACACTTTTGTTGTTGAGTCAGAATTCATGTAATATAAGATTagtcattttaaagtgtacaatacatggcatttagtacattcacgaCATACAATCATTACctctagtttcaaaacatttttttactctaaaaggaaaccctgtaccccTTAAGCAGTCTCTCCTAACCCTCCGCCTCTGGCAGGCACTAGTGTGCTTTTTGTCtgtatggatttacctattctgggtatttcatataaatggaatcatacaatatgtgatcttttgtgcctggcttctttcacttaccataatgctTTTGAGGTTCACCCacgttgtagcatatatcagtacttcctTTTCAAAGCTGAATTGTACATACCCAcattttatctgttcatcagttggtggacttTTGGGTTGCCTCCACTttctggctattgtgagtagtgctgctgtgaacattcgtgGACAAGATTTTGTCTGAATACCCATTTCCACTTCTTTTTTGGTATATACTTAATGAgtgaattgctgagtcatatggtaattctttgcttactgttttccatatcagccacatcattttacattcccaccaccagtGTATGGGGGTGCCAGTTTCTTCGGGTCCTCTCCAtccatcctagtggatgtgaagtagtatctcattgtgattttttttttttttttttttttttgtcattttttcgtgaccggcactcagccagtgagtgcactggtcattcctatataggatccgaacccgcggcgggagcgtcgccgcgctcccagcgcagcactctaccgagtgcgccacgggctcggccctcattgtgattttgatttgcattttcctgaggtctaatgatgttgaacatcttgtAATATGCTTATTAatcatttgtatttattctttggaGGAAGGTCTATTCAAGTTTttagcccattttaaaaattaggttgtttGTCATTTTGTTGTTGGGATGgaagagttctttatattctgGACACCATATGCCCTCGTACTATGAtttctttaactttattttctagtTCTTGAACGGAGTTATTtagttttattgttatatttttaacctccaaaaggtttttttcttatGCTGTTCCTTTTTTCTAGCTTCCTGCTCTTAATGGGTATATATCTTCTCTGATTTCGCTGAGGGTATTAAATAcggtttgtttttgaaatttggaTCTACTCTATGCATTGTCTGTTTTcatcttagattttcttccctctccccccttctaTTCCTTTGCAttcctttatttttgtctcttaTCTTTCATATTTGGGACTTTCTCAAATGTCTAAAAATCAGTTGTTTGTATTTCAAAATGAGGCACTAAAATGATAATTTGAAGCTGGAGAGGGGCAAGGTGTACGGGAGGGTCTATCAACTTCTAGATTTGTAGAATAATAAATAATTGGATTGGCTCCAGGAGCTTTTGTTAGGAGATTCCCTACATCAAAATCtgtaagtcattttttttttttcctcatcatcTCCAGAGAGGAATTCTCTCATCTCCTGCTTGGGGAGTGTCTGGATGCCCTCATTCTTGGAGTATTTCAGGAGGCAAATGGCGATGGGAATGAAGGTGGGAGGGTCTTCCCTTCCCAGTTAGTAATCTACCTGTTTTCGGTATGGCTCCTCATCTCTGCCCTTAAGCTCATGTTCCTCcttatttttactctttcaaCTGCACACCCAATTTCTTAACCCACAAACCTAGTAGTCATCCTTGATcacttttttttatcccccataTCTAAACATTAGCAAGTCTTATTGATCATCCCTAAAATACATCAGGAATCTATCCgtttttctctgctttcatgTTTTCACCTTAATCCGTCATCTCTTGTCTGTACATGATAGTAACCTTTTTATTTGTCTTCAGCTTGTGCCCTTTTTGATTCATCTTCTACCTAACAACCAGTGTGCTCTTTTTAGAATATAAATCGGATTATATCACTTCCATGCTTAAATCCTTGCatcatctttccatgtgcttaccAGAGCCTACCAGGTCTTACTTAATCTGGTTCCAGTACCTTTCTAAAAAACCATTTACCACAggctgaaattttctttttgtttgtttgctttttctcccCTCAACAAAACATTGTAAACTCCACGAAGGCAAGGAGATATGGACCACTGTATCCCCTGAACCTAGAAGAGCACTTAAAATAATCATTCAATAACtagttattaatattatataccaggcactattctgggCACTGTGGAAACAATGAAGAATATCTAATATGTCAGGTAGTAAAGAT is a genomic window containing:
- the LLPH gene encoding protein LLP homolog, yielding MAKSLRSKWKRKMRAEKRKKNAPKELSRLKSILKIDSDVLMKDVQEIATVVEPKHCQEKMQCVVKDEEDDMKMETDIKRNKKSLLDQHGQYPIWMNQRQRKRLKAKREKRKGKSKARAAKAAKGLAW